From Acinonyx jubatus isolate Ajub_Pintada_27869175 chromosome E2, VMU_Ajub_asm_v1.0, whole genome shotgun sequence:
cctcctccccaggcccaAGTCACTTGCGGGCAGCGGCCCCTCCACTCGCCTGCTGACGCTGGAGGAAGCCCAGGCTCGCACCCAGGGCCGTCTGGGGACACCCACGGAGCCCATAACTCCCAAGGCCCCAGCTTCACCTGTGGAGAGGTGAGTGGAATGCTAGGGGAGCATAGGATCAGCCTGGAGGCCCCAGATCCTCAAACTGCCTCCTGTGTCTCATGCAAACcccaggaggaaaagggagagaggcgAGAAACAGCGAAAGCCAGGGGGGAGCAGCTGGAAGACCTTCTTTGCCCTGGGCCGGGGCCCCAGCATCCCCCGAAAGAAACCTCTACCCTGGCTGGGGGGCACCCGTGCCCCACCGCAGCCTTCAGGTCAGAGGCCGGCAGTGGGCGGTGGTGGTAGGGGGAGGCACCGTGAAGTGCCCTGTGACCATTGTACCTCTCCTAGCAGGTGGCCGACCTGACACCGTCACGCTGAGATCTGCCAAAAGCGAGGAGTCTCTGTCATCACAGGCCAGCGGAGCTGGTGAGCTCAGGGTGGCTCATGCCTGTGCCCAGGTGGAACTGGGAGGGCCGGGGGCCCTAAGGTGGCCTCTAAATGTGCTTCAAATTTggtgggttgggttttttttcccttaatctgGACATTAGGTACAATGAGTTGGATAAAGCATCACCCTTGGTTCATGATGTACTGTGATCATTGGTTCAGGCAGGGTCCTTTCAAACAGTCTTCTATGCATTCCTGTTGAAAAACAAATCTagataataaaatgaacaccCATGAACCCACTGGCCAGAACTAAAAGAGCCCCACGACCTTACCTGCAAGCTTCTCCCCTCGCATCTGCTGCCTCCCCACCAGAGGTGCCCTCAAGACTTGATGGTCAGCATCCCCTTGCTCTAAGGTCTCCTCACCTGTAGGTGTCTGCACAAATAACATACAGCACAGTCCTAGTGGCTTTGGATCTTTAAAGGTATCCTAAGAAAGGGGGTATGGTGTTGGATGAGGAACTTCACTTTTCACTCACTGCCACCCATGTGGCCAAGTGTAGCCCAGGCTCGTTCCTCTCAGCTGCTCTCCGGTAGCCGTGTGTGGATGTCCCATCCAGAGCTGCATGTCCGTCCCACTCCCGATGGGTTGAGGGGGCTCTGGTGAGCAATCTCTGCCATGCCCCACACTCTGGTGAGAGCGCTGCACGTACCCAGGAGTGGATGGAGGTGCATGCTGTAGGGTATGTTCATGTCCAACTGTACATGAGAAGGCCCACTTGTTTTCCAAATATGGCTGCCCCAGTCTGCACTCCCACCAGCTACCTGTGAGATCCCATTGGTCTCATGCTCACAAGCTATGTGGTTGTCAGACTGCGTTCTTGCCTTTGGGTCTGGAATGGTTCTCCTCATGGCcttgccatttattttctttatcactgtgaGTCTGAGCAGCTCTCCCTGGATTCGCAGCCATTGTGACCCTATCCAGGGAAGTACCTCTTCGCGTTCCTCCACCAACCCACTGGGCTGTGTGCCCTATTCTCACTGATGTATGGGTACGTAAAGTTCTGGCCCTTGACACCAAACTGTCCCCTCTTCCAGGCCTCCAGAGGCTGCACAGGCTACGGCGACCCCACTCCAGCAGCGATGCTTTCCCTGTGGGCCCAGCACCTGCTGGCTCCTGCGAGAgcctgtcctcctcctcttcctcctctgaatcctcctcctcttctgagtCCTCGTCATCTGGATCCTCAGCAGCTGGGCTGGGGGCACTCTCTGGCTCCCCTTCACACCGAACCTCAGCCTGGCTAGATGATGGTGACGAGCTGGACTTCAGCCCACCCCGCTGCCTGGAGGGGCTCCGGGGGCTCGACTTTGATCCCCTGACCTTTCGCTGCAGCAGCCCCACACCAGGGGACCCTGCACCTCCTGCCAgcccagcacccccagcccctgcctctgccttcccACCCAGGGTGACCCCCCAGGCCCTCTCACCCCGTGGGACCACCAACCCTGCCTCGCCCACCGCCCTGGACATCTCAGAGCCCCTAGCTGTATCAGTGCCACCTGCTGTCCTGgagctgctgggggctgggggaacaCCTGCCTCAGTCACCCCAACGCCAGCCCTCAGCCCCAACCCAGGCCTGCGGCCCCATCTCATCCCCTTGCTGCTGCGTGGAGCCGAGGCCCAGCTGAGTGACACCTGCCAACAGGAGATCTGCAGCAAGCTGTCACTGCCTGGTCCCCGGGGGCCCCAAGGCCAGCACGGTGAGTCCTGCTCAGCCTACCCTACACCCTCATAGACCCAGAAGCTGCACCCAAGACCTGCCTGACTCCTCTTCCCATTCCTCTCTGTGTAGGTCCTGGTACGGATTCTCCGCTGCTGCCCCCACCCTTGTCCCTCCTGCGCCCTGGgggagccccgcccccaccccccaagaacCCAGCACGCCTCatggccctggccctggctgaGCGGGCTCAGCAGGTGGCCCAGAGACAGAGCCAACAGGAGCATGGGAGCACCCCTtctgctccccactcccctttCCACCGCTCACTGTCACTGGAGGTGGGCGGTGAGCCCCCAGGGACCTCAGGGGTTGGGCCAGCCCCCAACTCCCTAGCCCACCCGGGTGCCTGGGTTCCTGGACCCCCACCTTCCCTACCAAGGCAACAAAGTGACGGGAGCCTGGTGAGGAGCCAGCGTCCCCCAGGGACCTCAAGGAGGGGACTCCGAGGCCCTTCCCAGGTCAGTGCCCAGCTCAGGACAAGTGGGGGATGCAGGGGGTGTGGAGATGAGCCAGAGACAGCAGCTCAGTTCCTGTATTCTGTCCCCACACAGGTTCCTACTCCTGGCTTCTTCTCTTCGGCCCCCCGGGAGTGCCTGCCACCCTTCCTTGGGGTCCCTAAACCAGGCTTGTACTCCCTGGGTTCCCCATCCTACCagcccagctccccagccccGGTCTGGAGGAGCCCCCTAGGTCCCCCTGCACCACTTGATAGGGGAGAGAACCTGTACTATGAAATCGAGACAGGTGAGGGATCCCCCTACTCTGGCCCCACTCGGTCCTGGAGTCCCTTTCGTTCTATGCCCCCAGATAGGCTCAATGCCTCATACGGCCTGCTTGGTCAGTCACCACCACTCCACAGGTCCCCCGACTTCCTGCTCAGctacccaccacccccctcctgcTTTCCCCATGACCACCTTGGCTACTCAGCCTCCCAGCATCCTGCCCGGCGCCCTACCCGGCCTGAGCCCCTCTATGTCAACCTAGCTCTGGGGCCCAGGGGTCCCTCACCcgcctcttccagctcctcctcccctcctgcccacccccgtAGCCGTTCAGATcctggccccccagccccccgcctcccccagaaACAGCGGGCCCCCTGGGGCCCCCACACCCCTCACAGGGtgcctgggccctggggccctCCAGAGCCTCTTCTGCTGTATAGGGCAGCCCCACCAGCCTACGGGAGGGGGGGTGAACACCACCGAGGATCCTTGTACAGGAATGGGgggcaaggaagggagggggctggtcccccacccccctaccccacTCCCAGCTGGTCCCTCCATTCTGAGGGTCAGACCCGAAGCTACTGCTGAGCCGCAGCTGGGGGaaaccttcttcctttcccttccccctcactgATCTTGGCCCAATCCAATcccttgttttgtattttcttgagcTCCTGACCCCTACCCTTGGTTTCTAACTTTGTAACTTGTTTCTGATGTGGGTCCCTAACCTGTTATAGCTTTCCTACCCTGGGCCGAAGGGcacacccatccccccaccgtCCTCCCATCCTGGGGGCTCTCGCACAAATCTGAGGGCTAGGCTAACAGCctgtcttccctctcccttcaGGAGCCCCCAGCTTGTCCTGCCCTGTGCACAGGGGGTTGGGGAACAGCTcctgcccatctccccccacacacccccactaAACCAtctgataaaattaataaaaatggtgaaaacaTGGCTGCTAGTATCATGCTGGAGCCAGATGCAGTGaacaaagaggcagagacagatagGCTGCTTTATCACTTTATCATTTCAGCAAGTGCTGAACGGGGAGTCACTCCTGGGAGGCTCTGAGCAGTGATATCTTCAGGGAGGCAGTCATGGGCACCCTAAGAATCTGTGTCAGGAGTGGGGTCGAGGCTGGGCTTGTCTCCGAGTTGGCATCCACCTTGCAGCTCTGCTATGACCTCCTCCAGCAGGTCCATCCTGGGGAGTAGTGGAATAGGGGTGGAGCCAAGGTTACCCCAGGGATGAGGAAGGGGTCCGGGGTCCCCCAGCAGGGCCCATTTCTCACTTCTGCAGGCTGGAGAAGAGATCTCCTTTGATCAGCTAGGGACTGGGCACCTGCAGGGGAAAAAGGCTGGAGCTGCCACCCAGTGGCCATGGAGGGTGCCCGGGAAGGTGGCACGGGGCAGGGGATAGGCTCAGGGTCCTCTGCTTCACCTGCCCTCATGGCCTTCCCTGCCAGAAGCCTCCAGGGTGTGGGAGGCCTCCTTGTGGGTCAGCAGGCAGGGGCTAGGCTCACACGGTAGAGGGGCCCCGCAGGGCAGCCCTGTGTGTGTGACGCCACACTCCCTGCAGGGCTTGAATCCTGACTGAGCACTTCCTCTCAAACTCCTCCAAAGAGCCCTGGGTCCCCAGAAGGGAGGCTGAGTCCTGATGGCTAGAGCACAGGACAGGGCCCTGGGTGAAACAGAGTTGGTCAGGAGGGCACAGGTGAGTGACAGGAAAGTTGGGGTGTCCTGTGAGTCCCTGGTCAAAGGGGAGGCAGCCAGGGATATTGGGGTTGGTGACACCTGGGGTGAGGGGTGAAAGATTAACAAATGAATGGTTGCACAGGGCCCTGCGGGTATCCATACTGTTGAGCTGGGTTCCAGGCAGCGGTGCAGGCTGACCCTGGCTGCGGGGCTGAAGCCTGGGTagaagctggggctggggctcaggcTGCCTGGAGTCAAGCTGCTGCCTGAGTCCCAGGCTGTGCCCCTCTGGACTCTGCTGTGGCCTGGGGTCTCAGGAGTCTCCGGGACCTGCAAAGAGCCATGGCAGAGAGCTGGCAGGgcctgcccaggtgccccacagctcCCTTGGTCTTCCATGCTCTGGCTCCTACCTGGCATGGGGAGGGGCCTAGGGGCATCACAGGGGGCACAGGCCTGGGTATAGTCTTGGCTCTGGGAGCCACCTCACAGTACAGTGTCTCTGGGGGGACAGACCATCTGGTTGGAATGGGGAGAGCAGAGCTGAGCTCACCACCTGCTCCCACCCACTCCCTGCCCTCTCACCTGGTGGGGAACCCTGGGATGAAAGGTACCGTGTGGGCCAATGCTTCCGGGAGCTCACCTCAGGAGTGGAgtcctggggaaggaggctgagTATGGGACGTGGGTCCTGCCTAAGGCTCCAAGGCTACCACCCACCCTGCCAACCTGCCCTGTACCTGGGCCATGGCCTCCCGCAGCAGGTATCGAGTACTCTGCAGGCTGCCCCAGCGGTCAGCGGGCCCTAGGCCCAGCCCAGCCTGAACCAGGGCCTGGTAGGGGGCTGGTACCAGGGGATCCAGGGCCAGGCTCTCACCTGCCTCCAATTTAGCCTTCACCTCAGGCCCCTTTCTCCCAGCCCAGGGCAGCTCTCCTGTGAGGAAGCATGACTGGGGGACCGAAACAGTACAGGTACCTCCGTGGGGCGGGGTGTAGGATCACTCACTGACCGGTGAAGACCTCCTGGGCCAGGATGCAGAAGCTGTAGAGATCTGAGGTGGCGGCAGGCACGTCACCGCAGATGAGCTCAAGTGGCAGCCATGGGTACAGTTCAGGAGGCGGGGGtagccctgggcctgggcctcccCGGGGGTAGCCCTGCTGTGGCCTGCGGAGGCCAAGGGGCCTGGTGAGCCAGTGGCCACCGGACAGGGACACAGGGGCGGGCAGGTGAGGCAGGTACTCACCTGGGCGGCGGCCAGCATCGGTGCAGCGGGCGCCCGTGCTCCAGGCTGCCCACCTTGGCCAGGCCTGGCCGTACCAGCTGCACGGCATGAGAGCTAAGGCCGCCATGAGCACGCCAGCGGGCCTGCAGGAACAGCAGGGCCTCCAGCACCTGCAGCAGCAGGTGGCCGGGCGGCAGGCCTGGCACACTGCGGGGCCCTCCCTGACTGGGTCCCCGTGGGTGCAGCACCACGTGCAGGGAGCCCAGCCACACGGGTTCGAAGAGGAGGCACAGTCCTGACAGGTCCACCGAGGGGCTCAGTGCCATCAGCAGCAACATGTTGGGGTGGTGCAGGGTGCTCGGTGGGAGGAGATCAGGCCACTCACAAGGAGGCCCCAACCTGCACGGTGGGGGCTGCCCCTGGGCACAGCTCACCGCGTGCGAGGGGTTGACGATCTGCACCAGCCACCAGACACAGGAGACACTGAGACCTGGCTCGCAGGGCCGGCACCCACTTCACACCCCACCTGTGGTACCCTCCCTACAACCGGCCTGTAACACACTGCACGCGGAACGGGGAGCCACTTTACGGtcagggggaggggtggtcacTCCGGTAAGAGGGGTCCGTGCCAAGCGCTGGCCTGGAGGTGAAGACTATAACGGTGGCGGCTGTCACGTTCCTGGCCTTCTGTTTGTGAAACACTTGAGTAGGACAGGCAGGCAGGAGACTGGTCTGTGGGATGGGGCTAGCCTGAGggcaaggctgggggtgggggtgggggtacctGCAGTGTTGAAGGTCGGCCAACAGCACATCAGGCTGAGTTCCCGGTACCTTCAGCTGCCGAGCTGTCACAGGGTGGCCCCTCCACAGGAGGCTAGAGAATGAGGAGGTGGTAAGAGTGCAGGTCTGAGACAAGGGGGCTTTCCTTGTGAGGTCAGGAGAGCTGGACACCTCCCAGAGCTCTGCCGGACAGTTAGGCAGGGGCGTGGGGGGGCTAGATCTCACTTGGCCATGAGGGTGCGGGAGCTGCTCTCGTAGGTGCGGTCGGGCTCGCCCTGGGCTGGCAGCAGCTCCTTGGGGTCTGCGAGGGGTATGCCCGTCAGCAGCCCCAGTGGCCACAGGCTGCTcagctggggaaggggggtgaGACTATGAGGCAAGAAATGGACAGGGGTGGCCCCTGCTCCCCCAACCTCTCCCGCTTACCTGGCCAAACCCCAAGGCTGGGATTTGGGGGGGTCTTCTGGTCTGCTCCTGCCTCGGTGCCCTGGGGCAAAGGGAAGTACAGGGGTGAGTCCAGGGTAGCTGGGAGCGGCGGGCTAGTGGGTTTCACGCGTGGATAGTTACCCGTCCGCACGCAGCAGCCGCGGCAACCACAGGGAGCCACACAGGTGGTGTACAGAGCCGGCCTGCAGCTGGCCCAGGGACACACTGGATGCCAACGCACCGCCATGCACCAGTGCGGCTACGCGGGCTCGGCATAGCTCTAGCAGCTCCAGCACCTGGATGGGGGCGGGGTGCGCTGAAGCAGATCGGGGTGCTGGCTCGACACGCCCCCACCCTACCTGGGCCGCCGCTCACCTCCCGGCTCTGCCTGGCACCACCCTGCTCTGCCCAGTCCCGAGGCGTGCGACCCTGCTGGTCACGTAGACGCAGGTCACCCCCTGCCCACAACAGGTGCAGCACCACCGGGCGGCGGCCCGAGAAGGCACCTGTGTGCACAGGCGTGCTGCCATCGAGGCAGCGGCTGCAGCAGAACAATGAGGACAGAAATGGGTTAGAAAAGGGTGTAACAGGGACAAGAGGTGGCAGGATGGGATCACTGAGGGATGAAAGGAACGTGGCAGGTGGATATCAGAACAGGAGGGGTCACTTGGGGGACACGGTGGGGTCTTTGAGAGGTGAGAGTATCACCGTGAGCATGGGAGATACCAGGAGAAGGGGAATAGTCACTGGAGGACAAGAAGGGGTTAATTCAGAGAACAAGGGGGAGGTCACTGGGGATAGGAGGGTGTCCTGAGGGAGAGAGGTGTCTTCGGAAGAAAGCCCTGGCTCCCAGGACCTCTGGGACTGTGACTCAGAGACCTGGGAGCGTGGGGGCACCGCCATCCGTCCACTCACTGGTTAGGGTTGGCGCCGAAGGTCAGCAGGAGCTGCACGGCAGAGCTGTGGCCCAGCAGCGCCAAAAGGAAGAGCCCCGTCTGCCCAGCAGAGTTCTCACCATCGACCTGGACAACTGAGGGGCAGCGAGGCTCAGGGCTGTCCCTGCCCTCTACTCCAGAGGCAGAGGTCCTGAGGGCTGCTAGGTAACACCTTTGCCAATTTCCAGTCCCCACAGTCCCTCCTTGACTGGGTGACCCTTGACTCCAGGTTCTATCTGTACGTCCTGgaacccccaccctccagccactGGGGACTCTGCCTCAGAGTTCGCCTCAACACAGTACTCACCACTAGTAAGTGCACAGAGCTGCAACAAGGGGTGATGTCTACCTGCCACGCTGACACCCATCTGTCATCCCAGAAGTGGTAAAATCACACAAAAGTACCCAGGGGCCGGGGGGAGGTGGACTTCTCAGGGACTCCGGCTCACAGGAGTAAGCACTGTCCATGGCAGGCAGCCTCTACCCAGCTTTAATTCAGTGTATGTACACACATCCCATGTGGCCAGCATCCAGTTCTTCAAGAAAAGCAAACTCTTTGGATTTTACCAGGAAAtctctcaagtttatttttgaatattgctTCTAAGAGCTGAATCCAAGTagcagtctcctctgagcctccaCGCCTATGCCAAGCCCTTCCCCCCCATCATCCTGCTCAGATCCCCCTGCtaacccctcctctccccacccatcaTCCTTGCTGTGGCTGCTGCATGCGGACAGGTAACTAACCGCACATGAAGCCCATTCGCCCACTGCTCCCAGCTACCCTGGACTCAACCGTCTTCCTCTAGGCCCTAGCCCCTATCCCTACTGAGGGAAAATGTGTGGTGTCTTTGTCCCTGCACTCCTATGTCCTTGGCAGATATGACTAAAATCAATCATGCACTTGGTCCAAACCAGCTTGGTCTCTGTCACAAAATCCCTCCAAATGTGGTCCTTTAGGAACATCCGAATACCACATTCACTGCATCCACAGTGGCATCCTAACTGGGTTTCTGCATTTGTCTTGCC
This genomic window contains:
- the ARHGAP33 gene encoding rho GTPase-activating protein 33 isoform X3, with translation MVARSTDSLDGPGEGSVQPLPHTGGPSVKGKPGKRLSAPRGPFPRLADCAHFHYENVDFGHIQLLLSPEREGPSFSGENELVFGVQVTCQGRSWPVLRSYDDFRSLDAHLHRCIFDRRFSCLPELPPPPEGARAAQMLVPLLLQYLETLSGLVDSNLNCGPVLTWMELDNHGRRLLLSEEASLNIPAVAAAHVIKRYTAQAPDELSFEVGDIVSVIDMPPTEDRSWWRGKRGFQVGFFPSECVELFTERPGPGLKGDADGPPCGVPTPQGVSSLTSAVPRPRGKLAGLLRTFMRSRPSRQRLRQRGILRQRVFGCDLGEHLSNSGQDVPQVLRCCSEFIEAHGVVDGIYRLSGVSSNIQRLRHEFDSERIPELSGPAFLQDIHSVSSLCKLYFRELPNPLLTYQLYGKFSEAMSVPGEEERLVRVHDVIQQLPPPHYRTLEYLLRHLARMARHSANTSMHARNLAIVWAPNLLRSMELESVGLGGAAAFREVRVQSVVVEFLLTHVDVLFSDTFSSAGLDPAGRCLLPRPKSLAGSGPSTRLLTLEEAQARTQGRLGTPTEPITPKAPASPVERRKRERGEKQRKPGGSSWKTFFALGRGPSIPRKKPLPWLGGTRAPPQPSGGRPDTVTLRSAKSEESLSSQASGAGLQRLHRLRRPHSSSDAFPVGPAPAGSCESLSSSSSSSESSSSSESSSSGSSAAGLGALSGSPSHRTSAWLDDGDELDFSPPRCLEGLRGLDFDPLTFRCSSPTPGDPAPPASPAPPAPASAFPPRVTPQALSPRGTTNPASPTALDISEPLAVSVPPAVLELLGAGGTPASVTPTPALSPNPGLRPHLIPLLLRGAEAQLSDTCQQEICSKLSLPGPRGPQGQHGPGTDSPLLPPPLSLLRPGGAPPPPPKNPARLMALALAERAQQVAQRQSQQEHGSTPSAPHSPFHRSLSLEVGGEPPGTSGVGPAPNSLAHPGAWVPGPPPSLPRQQSDGSLVRSQRPPGTSRRGLRGPSQVPTPGFFSSAPRECLPPFLGVPKPGLYSLGSPSYQPSSPAPVWRSPLGPPAPLDRGENLYYEIETGEGSPYSGPTRSWSPFRSMPPDRLNASYGLLGQSPPLHRSPDFLLSYPPPPSCFPHDHLGYSASQHPARRPTRPEPLYVNLALGPRGPSPASSSSSSPPAHPRSRSDPGPPAPRLPQKQRAPWGPHTPHRVPGPWGPPEPLLLYRAAPPAYGRGGEHHRGSLYRNGGQGREGAGPPPPYPTPSWSLHSEGQTRSYC
- the ARHGAP33 gene encoding rho GTPase-activating protein 33 isoform X1, whose translation is MVARSTDSLDGPGEGSVQPLPHTGGPSVKGKPGKRLSAPRGPFPRLADCAHFHYENVDFGHIQLLLSPEREGPSFSGENELVFGVQVTCQGRSWPVLRSYDDFRSLDAHLHRCIFDRRFSCLPELPPPPEGARAAQMLVPLLLQYLETLSGLVDSNLNCGPVLTWMELDNHGRRLLLSEEASLNIPAVAAAHVIKRYTAQAPDELSFEVGDIVSVIDMPPTEDRSWWRGKRGFQVGFFPSECVELFTERPGPGLKGDADGPPCGVPTPQGVSSLTSAVPRPRGKLAGLLRTFMRSRPSRQRLRQRGILRQRVFGCDLGEHLSNSGQDVPQVLRCCSEFIEAHGVVDGIYRLSGVSSNIQRLRHEFDSERIPELSGPAFLQDIHSVSSLCKLYFRELPNPLLTYQLYGKFSEAMSVPGEEERLVRVHDVIQQLPPPHYRTLEYLLRHLARMARHSANTSMHARNLAIVWAPNLLRSMELESVGLGGAAAFREVRVQSVVVEFLLTHVDVLFSDTFSSAGLDPAGRCLLPRPKSLAGSGPSTRLLTLEEAQARTQGRLGTPTEPITPKAPASPVERRKRERGEKQRKPGGSSWKTFFALGRGPSIPRKKPLPWLGGTRAPPQPSGGRPDTVTLRSAKSEESLSSQASGAGLQRLHRLRRPHSSSDAFPVGPAPAGSCESLSSSSSSSESSSSSESSSSGSSAAGLGALSGSPSHRTSAWLDDGDELDFSPPRCLEGLRGLDFDPLTFRCSSPTPGDPAPPASPAPPAPASAFPPRVTPQALSPRGTTNPASPTALDISEPLAVSVPPAVLELLGAGGTPASVTPTPALSPNPGLRPHLIPLLLRGAEAQLSDTCQQEICSKLSLPGPRGPQGQHGPGTDSPLLPPPLSLLRPGGAPPPPPKNPARLMALALAERAQQVAQRQSQQEHGSTPSAPHSPFHRSLSLEVGGEPPGTSGVGPAPNSLAHPGAWVPGPPPSLPRQQSDGSLVRSQRPPGTSRRGLRGPSQVSAQLRTSGGCRGCGDEPETAAQFLYSVPTQVPTPGFFSSAPRECLPPFLGVPKPGLYSLGSPSYQPSSPAPVWRSPLGPPAPLDRGENLYYEIETGEGSPYSGPTRSWSPFRSMPPDRLNASYGLLGQSPPLHRSPDFLLSYPPPPSCFPHDHLGYSASQHPARRPTRPEPLYVNLALGPRGPSPASSSSSSPPAHPRSRSDPGPPAPRLPQKQRAPWGPHTPHRVPGPWGPPEPLLLYRAAPPAYGRGGEHHRGSLYRNGGQGREGAGPPPPYPTPSWSLHSEGQTRSYC
- the ARHGAP33 gene encoding rho GTPase-activating protein 33 isoform X2; translation: MLVPLLLQYLETLSGLVDSNLNCGPVLTWMELDNHGRRLLLSEEASLNIPAVAAAHVIKRYTAQAPDELSFEVGDIVSVIDMPPTEDRSWWRGKRGFQVGFFPSECVELFTERPGPGLKGDADGPPCGVPTPQGVSSLTSAVPRPRGKLAGLLRTFMRSRPSRQRLRQRGILRQRVFGCDLGEHLSNSGQDVPQVLRCCSEFIEAHGVVDGIYRLSGVSSNIQRLRHEFDSERIPELSGPAFLQDIHSVSSLCKLYFRELPNPLLTYQLYGKFSEAMSVPGEEERLVRVHDVIQQLPPPHYRTLEYLLRHLARMARHSANTSMHARNLAIVWAPNLLRSMELESVGLGGAAAFREVRVQSVVVEFLLTHVDVLFSDTFSSAGLDPAGRCLLPRPKSLAGSGPSTRLLTLEEAQARTQGRLGTPTEPITPKAPASPVERRKRERGEKQRKPGGSSWKTFFALGRGPSIPRKKPLPWLGGTRAPPQPSGGRPDTVTLRSAKSEESLSSQASGAGLQRLHRLRRPHSSSDAFPVGPAPAGSCESLSSSSSSSESSSSSESSSSGSSAAGLGALSGSPSHRTSAWLDDGDELDFSPPRCLEGLRGLDFDPLTFRCSSPTPGDPAPPASPAPPAPASAFPPRVTPQALSPRGTTNPASPTALDISEPLAVSVPPAVLELLGAGGTPASVTPTPALSPNPGLRPHLIPLLLRGAEAQLSDTCQQEICSKLSLPGPRGPQGQHGPGTDSPLLPPPLSLLRPGGAPPPPPKNPARLMALALAERAQQVAQRQSQQEHGSTPSAPHSPFHRSLSLEVGGEPPGTSGVGPAPNSLAHPGAWVPGPPPSLPRQQSDGSLVRSQRPPGTSRRGLRGPSQVSAQLRTSGGCRGCGDEPETAAQFLYSVPTQVPTPGFFSSAPRECLPPFLGVPKPGLYSLGSPSYQPSSPAPVWRSPLGPPAPLDRGENLYYEIETGEGSPYSGPTRSWSPFRSMPPDRLNASYGLLGQSPPLHRSPDFLLSYPPPPSCFPHDHLGYSASQHPARRPTRPEPLYVNLALGPRGPSPASSSSSSPPAHPRSRSDPGPPAPRLPQKQRAPWGPHTPHRVPGPWGPPEPLLLYRAAPPAYGRGGEHHRGSLYRNGGQGREGAGPPPPYPTPSWSLHSEGQTRSYC